A segment of the Lolium perenne isolate Kyuss_39 chromosome 3, Kyuss_2.0, whole genome shotgun sequence genome:
ttctatgctgccaatcattcctgggaagcctctagactcgttgatagacaggagccgccttttatcctcaacagttggctccctacagtaatactctccgaacacggcaatcacggctcggcaaaacctgtacatggcctcaagacaggtgctctcacccattcgaagatactcatcgaatatatccgcagccattccatatgagagcatgcgaatagccgcggagcatttttggtaggaggtgaagcctaacgcacctgttgcatcgcgcctgcattgaaagtaggggtcgtagtttctgacgccccgtagaatgaccaagaacaggtcACTTGACATCTTGTATCGGCGCCGGAACAGTTTTTTCGGGAAGatcggattggtgaggtggaagtagtccttgtggaggcgggcctgcccttccactctgttgcgcggcaggtttttggagcgccccttcacagagcaccggtgctgcggccccgggttagaggtgaactcgtggatcatggaggccgcagtagttgccaatgtctgcgtcgactcatcggactcctcgtcggaagaggagtcgacgacctccgcgcggaacttgtccaacatctgccacatgtccatctgcgtgggtacaaactgcggatcaatggccgcgcacaatagcgccgaaaacacgagtagaaacctaccggcgcaattgaccgaacaggtcgtgttcggcgcggaagggcggcacaaccgggagcgtttcgcccgaaaacagccggcaggtacgcgacggagccaagcccgagtatgctcctgctctcccgcgcgaCAAGAACGCAGCCGGCGGCGGCTACTGCGGCGCTGCGACCGGACGACGACGGATGGGGTTGGGGTGGTGACGACGCACTAGGGCAACAAAGAAGGgaaaaagaagcaaatcgaagcggtcgatttcgctgtccctgacctgtgggaccgggtaagaaatggaggacgctccgcgcgaccgccgagcgtccgcggagatgcaaacctagcgcatatttgagccaggtttgcgtctccgcggacggcccggtcactttgcgtcgccccgctggaacaggtcCCAGacacatttccggtcacggcggacgaaaacggtcgggctgagcgtccatttgcctcgcgccGCTCGAGATGCCCTTATACCTACACGGTACTAGTACTATTCTGAGTCCAGCCCAGCCCAGCCCAAACCCAGGTCTGTCCCATTTCCCCTCCTTCCTCTGTTCGTCCCCATGGCGGCGGCACGCCCGCACGGCTAGCCTAGGGTGCCAGCAGCTCTACCACAGCCGCCCTGCGTAGCTACCGCTGACCGCCATCGTCCTGGAGCACCGCCCGCCTTCGGCCTCTCGGTCCCCGACTCCCTAGGGCTTCTtgcaccgccgccgtcgccgctgccACGCATCGCTGCCGTCGACCTTCCTGCACCACTACCGCTGCGTAGAATTGCCCACAACACCGCCACCGTCGACCTGCTGATCACCTCCTCTAAGCACTAGTCCTCCTCCCTCCTCCGGTGTACCCTACCCTTCTCCGTTCTCACCAAGGTCAGCAGCCCAGCACCTTCTCATACGCAAGACTGATAGTGGCACACCTTCATTTTGGAATTACTACTTGTATTTACATACAGTCTTTTTGGTCAAGGTTCTAGACGTTGTGTTTTCTTTTAGCTGCTAGGTAGTATTTCTTGTACGAATTGAAGCTACTAGTTGCGAAAATCACCCCTTGATGTAAAGACGAAGCATTCAGACTTTCACTTCAGTCCTTAGCTACGGATCTGTTCCTCCAGGACCCAACATTTGCTAATCTAATGTGCACATGATCAAAATTCTAGACGAATAAAATTTATTAGCGAGGGGTGATACAGTTGCAGTTCATTTGTCATATTCAGAACACTCCTATATTGTTGTTACCATGTAGTGTAGGATTCGAAAAAACTTGGGTTGCTGACTGGTTGTCCTGGACAAATCAGTACAGACTTTCTAGGCTGTTATCTTGGCTCTTTCATTCCAGTTTCAAATGGATTTGTATATTATTGCATATGCTTCAATCATTTGAGTGTTTAACATCTCAAGAGAAAATCTCATTACAAGCAAATCGATTTGCCTTGTTTAatttatgtactccctccgatctataTTAGTTGCCTCAGGGAGTACTTGTCCTGGCAGTAGTTATAGAGGATTGTTCTAGGCTTCTAGCCCTTTGGACAGGCCTAAATTAGCAAGGGAATTAATTAGCCACTGTTCAGTAGACAGTGATCGTGCAATTGAAATCATCTTTATATTCGTTCTAGGAACAGAAATGTTGCACATCGACACATGCTACTTGATATTTGAATATGTATGTTCCAGGAACTGAAACGATCTTTATTTTCGTTCTAGGAACTGAAATGTTGTACATCGACACGTGCTACTTGATATTTTAATATGTATgttcatgtttatttatttatcttCTTATTTTCTGATATATATCTGTTTCAATGGTATCTGTCAGCGCATGTCATCCCCTTATGAGCTATCTTCTCTATCTCTAATTTTGACAGCTAGGCTTGTTAACATGTCTGCGAATGTGCAAGAGAGCTCTGGCGCTGGTGATGCTGTTGATACACGTTCTGCGACGCCGGTGGCTTCCGTGGCGGAGGCCGCAAGAGCAGGAGAGATGCCTCCCCACCGCGATCTCCCGGACGAGATCGCCATCTGGGAGATCCTCGTTCGCCTGCCCCCCAAGGCTCTCCTCCGCTGCCGCACGGTCTGCCGCGCCTGGCGCttcgccacctcctcccgcgacttCCTCCTCGCCCACCACAGCCACCAGCCCACTCTCCCCCTCCTCTACCTGCACGACGCTACTTATGATCTCAGCCAGTCCCTAGACATCGTGCCTTTGGACCACCGGGCGGGGGTCTCCGCCGCTGACCAGCTCCATCTTGTCGCCAGGCTTGGCTCCTGTAACAACTACATGCATCTGGAGGCGTCCTGCGACGGCCTCCTCGTCCTCGCCACTGTTGGTGACCCGTGTTTCGCTCCTGCCTTGTACTTCTCCGTCTGCAACCCGGCCACCCGTCAGTACGCCCCCCTCCCATTGCTTCGTGGCTTCAGGCTCGCGGGAATGTACCCGCACCCTCCTATGGGCGAGTACCGGCTGTTGCTGTACCCTGACGGGACTTGGATGCACGATGAACGGCCAGCTGGCATTCAAGAAGCGTGCTATGTTTACACGGTGGGCTCCTGCCAGCCACCGAGGCACATTGGGTGGCTGGAGGCGGAGGAGCTGATTCATTTGCTCGTATCTGTCCTTTGCCGTGGCAACCTGCACTGGTTCGTAGCGATGGTCGAGGTCATAAGCAACATCATAATGGTATTCGACGCCACAGCTGAGGTGTTCAGGCAGATGCCCGCTCCGCCCGTTCGTGCCACTGCTGACCTGTTTGAGGTGGATGGAATGCTTGGCATGGCCAGCTTCAATGATGCGGTGACAACCATCGATATCTGGATGATGCAGGACTATGACAGCGAAGTATGGGCCTTCAAATGCCGGGTTGAATTGCCGGTTGCAGAGCTCACCGGGCGGTTTGGACTTAGCAAGTACTGGAATCTGGTGGTTTCGTCTTCGGATGATAATGATGTGCTCATTCTGGTACAAACAAGCGAGTGGCTACTTCAGATTGACATAGTTGGCAAGTTGGTCGCCAAGTTCTATACAAAATGTCTTGGTATTTCTCAACTTCGTCTCAAGCAAACTCTTGTTCAGCATAGCTTCTTTCCGACAATAGAGGGTTATGTTGTGAACACTTGGCCTTTCATCGCACCCAAATGCTTATGTTGTCAACACTTAGCCTTTCCATTTCAGTGTGGTGGTGCTTCTTAAAGGCCTGGCTGTTTGTATCCTCATGAACTGTAATATGTATGAAGTGTATCCACCACTAGCTTCTTTGTTTAATGTAACATGGTTGCGCTATATTTCTCAATATTCTTTTGGGCTGAAATGTCTGTCATGCGCTATATTTCCCAATAATCATCTTTTGTCTACTTCTGAAATCTTTGCCAACTGATCTGACTCGTGCCTCTTTTTTCTTGAACTGAAGACTTGACTCTGCTTTATTTACTTTATCTACTGATATTCTTAGCATTCAATAGTTAGCAATCTAGCTGCCTCATGTCTTTTGTAACTGAAGAATTGACTTTGCTTTTTCTCCATGGCTTCTTCCTTTTTAGAGATAATCCAGTGGTCTTCTTACGAATAAATATATATACCAAATATACGTGTGTTTCATGCTTCTGTTTGTCTGTTGTAACGGATGACGAATGGAGTTAGATTATCCACTTGTCTGTTGACTAGCAATATTAACCTGATTTTGTGAAGAGCTTCCAGCACTAGTTATTATTAAACAATTGAATTATAGTCAGCTCTTCAGGAATGCTCTGTTGCACTTTGTTTCTTGAATCCATTGCATCTGGTTAGATATGAAAATATTCTTTTATATACTCATATTTACAGCTTTCTGTTGCATCATGTGGAATTATCATTTGACTATAGTTGCTAGCCAGTTTAAGGATTAATATTTCATGTGATGTTTGATCTTAACATAATCAATAGAACTTGTATATTGATGAACAGAAGAAAGTTATGTCATCGTCATGCTCAGGTCAAAGGTTGTGCTCTCCGCCGGTCACAATATGAATTTCTAacgttgaatggatcgtagcgaacaagagggggaggTGAATGAGCGCTACATAATTTTTATGTCTTTTTCAGTTTTTATGCGGTACGGAAGTAAATGTGATAGCTTTGGTGATAGGggtgttcctagtatgatcctagtcTAGTGCAACAAGCAAATGAACCAAACATGATAATAAAGTTAGGGAGCGGGGCAATCGGggacgcggagacgaggcgaggtttgtttcccgcagttcctcctacaaaagggagtacgtctgcgttgaggaggtgctagccacgAAGGCTAGGCGGtcgcaccacgaaggaaggcctcaccttgttCCTCGAGAAAACCCCACAAAGGAgcttccccttctccactaagtagccggtcgaggcggcgATTCCTTCACAAGATTGGGGCGAGCTCCATAAAcaccggaggctcccaacaccctatggggctagcacaactccaagctagccacCGCTAgagcacttcctccaagatcccaccattggaactctaactccaagatccactaaggactagctgATATTGGTGaattctctcttggtagaactatagatcggggcctcctccaccactccacaatgtttgggcaagattggttgggtaggTGGGGAGATCCTCAAAGTTTGAgcttagcaacaatggaggagagagaaggagaagAGATAAAATCGAGCTGGGGAAGTAGGGGCTCTtttataggctcctccaaatccagccGTTATGTGCAGATCCTGcacaaccggtagtaccgctctaggTTTGAAATTAGCCCACAAATTCGCCACGTGGGctcgaagcggtagtaccgctcatggtaccgccATGGCCTCTGCGAGCCCCGGACTCCATCCGCGGTACTGGAGCGGTAGTGCCGTAACTTGAGTTACGGTACCTAGGTGGTACCATGCCGGAattaccgcttgcaagcggtacttCCGCTCATGCTCAGGTCAAAGGTTGTGCTCTCCGTCGGACACAATATGAATTTCTAATGCGAGTACCAGAAATCTATGAAATTGAAGATGAACCATAACAGGTCATTTTCTATTCAGTATTGACAAAAACTTATGTTTCAATGTGGACTGGTGGTATTATGAACAATACTAACTTCAGGCATAATGTTTTTGAGCAATATAATTTAAACCttgatgagtagagctatgcccccCAAACTTAAACCCACCACGATGTGTTCCTTGGCATCTCATACATTTCAGGTGCAAACCAATTGAAAGGAACACTTTTTTTTATGCTTTGGAGATTGATTTGTTTAATTATGCTGCTGTACAATGCAGGAGAACGGGCCACAGGCAGTGAATGGAACATGAGTTTTGAGCTTAGGGTTGCAGGAGAACGGGCCACGAGTCTTGGCAGAGTAGTTGATAGTCTAGAGACTTGGGAGACAACAATCCTGTAAACTTCCATTCTTTTGTAAAGTTCAGGTGGGGCTTGAGAATGAGCGAGGTAGTAGTGGACTTCAATTGTTGGCGAATCCACTTTGGTATATGCGCTGCATACCTTTTCTTCTTGATGATTTCGATGGACAATTTGATTCACATTACACACCCAAACAACAAAAATAAGCAAGCATGCAAACAGAGCTGCTACTTGATCCATCCGTGTATCAGCTAGCTGCTATTTGCCTGGTGCTACTTTGTGGAATGATGCAGCGAAAGGTTGCTTTCCTCCTTTTTTTCTACGTGATGATTGCAAGCTTCCTTAATCACCATAGCTCAAGTTTCTTTAACTGATGCATCTTCCTTGGTAACTCTAGCATCTTGTGATGGAGAGCCAGCCATCGCGCACGCGCGCACACACACCAGTCTCCATCAGGACAGGCACTTACAATGGTCCGACACTGTTTTCATGATATTGTATTATGAAAATCTTCAGTACCATCTTAGTCCCAAACCTTCAAGTCATGCTGTTATGATGATTATGTTTTAACTACTGACAACCATGAATTATCCCATTTTTAGGTCTTAGAGGAAATCCAAGAAACAAGGTTTAACACTGCAATGGTGGAATTTGTGAATGCCTCGTACAAGGTAAGGCATCATTTTTGCACGTACAATTATGTAAATTGTTTGCCCCTCCCCCCTTGAAGGGTTAAGCATCGGTGATTCATTTTACACATCCATTCACACATCCATTTTCTAGTCCCAAAGATGAGTGCCCACAACTTTCTGTTCCCGAAACACTAGTTCAGACTGCAGACCAGTTGCCATTCCTAGTCATGCTGAGGTAAAAATTGTGCTCCCTGTATGAAATCTCCAACACGACTACCAGAAATTCATGAAACTGAACATGAACCATAACAGATCATTTTCCTATTGGGTATGGACACCCCTGCTATGGTTCAATGTACACATGATGACATGATTCCGGAGGTGGCTGCTGGAACGGAAGAAAGTGGTTGTCTGGTGGCCTCGATGGTTATGGACACCCCTGCTAGCGCGTTTGGGACGGAGGAGCAGCCAAGTCCCCGATCACCGTCTTTCTGGGCAACTAGGTGTTGCTGTTACTGCATAAGCCAATGATGGCCGCTTGTCCATTTTTCCTTGTTCAGAATCTAGTTAAATATTTCCAAATCCTTGTTCTTATTTTTTTTCCTTTATGCGGATTGCTTAATTTTCATTAACATAAGGTATATCACGAACGAATTCCTGATGAGGAAGTCTTGAGAAACCATGTTTCGGTAGAACTGGCCACAACCAGTGAATTTAGCAAGAGTTTCGAGCTTAGGGTTGCAGGAGAACGGGCCACGAGTCCTGGCAGAGTAGCCGATAGACTCTAGAGACTACTCGGACACGACAAATatgtaaatttccattcttttgtAAAGTTCAGGTGGGGTTTGAGAATGAGTGAGGTAGTAGTAGTGGGCTTGAATTGTTCGCGAATCCACTTTGTATATGCACGCGCTGCCTTTTCTCCTTCTTGATTGCGATCTACAGTTTGATTCACATTTCGCATCCAAACAACAAGAATAACCAGGCATGCAAACAGAGCTACTACTCGATGATGATCCATCCATCTATCGGCTAGCTAGCTGCTAGTTGCCCGGTGCTACTTTGATGAAAGATGCAGAGAAAAGTTGCTTTCCTTCTTTCTTTCGCTCTATCTTAGCTTAGCAGCTTACTATGTGATGATTGCAAGCTTCCTTCGCTGCCACAGCTCAAGTGTTTGATCTTAACTGCTAACTGATCAACCTTGAATCTTCCTTGGTAACTTTAGCATCTCCATCGGGGCAGGCAGTGGTAGGTGCCTTTCTTCTCTTCAGAAAAGAAGGAGATGAGAAAACGATGGCTGATGCAGCAGCAATCAAGCAACTAACCTGCGTTTCATTATCATGAAAAACTAACTACAATTATGTTGCAGTgcgacaaactcgcaaagtttatCAGTGGTTATAACTAGCTACTACACCACTCACAAACCTAGCTTGTCTCAGCTCACTGcaccgcctctcttctcttctctccccATTGGCCTGTGCTCTGCTTTTGTTGCTCCCTCCATGTCCCTCATCACGGATGATCCCAACCACTCCCCACGGCACTGCGCCGCCAAGCACCACCACCGCGCCGGGTGCGGCCGGTTCAGCGGCACTGCCTGGCGCCGGCTGCTGATGGCGGCGTCGTCCCTGGTTGCCTTGGCCATCATACTCTGGCTCACCCTCCGCCCTTCCGCCCCGCACTTCTCCCtgctcgccgccaccgccaccgcctccaaCGGCACCCTAGCGCGCCTCGACGCCGCCCTCGTCGCGCACAACCCAAACGCGCGCGCAGCCGCACTGTACGACCACCTCGTGATCCAGGCCTCCTACGGCGCCGGCGTCCAGCTCGCCGCAGCCGCCCAACCGTTCGAGCAGACGCAGGGAGACGTCGTGCTCTCGGCCTCCCTGGCCTCATCGGCGGAGCCGGCGGCGGTgtcggccgtggaggcggagacGGAGAGCGGTCGGCCCACGACGCTGCTGAGGCTGCGCGTGGAGGGTCAGCTCCGGTGGAAGGTGGCTTCGTGGGTGTCCGGCAGGCGCGCCCTCGCCGCCCAGTGCGTCGCCGTCGTGGTGCTCCAGCCGGCGCAGCAGCTCAGCAGGGCCGTCGTCGTGCAGGGATCCCAGTGCGCCACCACTCTCCAGTGAATATAATTCGTTCTGCATGTAACATGCTAATGTGCACCAATTTATACTTCTACTGTACTATGTTTTCTCGTTTACATACTATAATCTAGGTAATTAGCATCAAGAGATAGCACTAAAACTAAACTGCTATCACATCACAGTGGTTGCGAAGGCTGGTTTCTTTCGTGGAAAGGCTGATCCTATAGATTCCTAGTGCACTAGCTGCACTCTCGATCTTAGCACTTTTGCTTCGTGAAGAAGAGAAGCCGATCTTCTTACTCTCCGCCACGCCAGAAAGAAAATCGTACATGCTTGAAGCGAAGGTTGATGTCATGTCACACACTGATGTACGAAAAGCGTGAAACATGAAACGAATTTGATGGATATTTTCTTGTTGGGAAACCATGTTTCTGCTACTAAAAAAATATATGATTACAGATTTTATCCAAAAAGTATGATTACAACCGTTTGATGCCTACTAAGGCCACACTTTTTTTTTAAAAATGTGTGGCACGCCATAATTTTTTGTGTTGAGCAAATTGCTCGCCACACTTATGGCAACACTTTGGAAAAAATGGGTGTGACTACTCACTAGCTAGACTGAGAACTAACATTATTCTCAGATAAAGTCATCAAATATCAGTTACAACTTATATTGCAACTTATAACTAGCACGAATCATGAAGTAAATCTAATGCTTTGGAGTATTTTTCTTAGTTACACTCTCACTTGCAACTACAAAAATTCAGTTGCAACCATTGCAACTGAAAAAATTCAGTTACAACTTAACTTGTACTCGTATGCATGAATCATGATGCAATCGAACGATGTAGGACTTAACTAAGCATGAACTTAGTTCTTAGCAAATTGAGAATGCACACGACATGTGGCACACAACACACATGCCTAACATAGGACGTGGTCGACAAGGCGTGTCTTCAATCCAAACAGCCTGTCGTAGTTTCTCGATGCTAGCTAGTCCAGCCGTTGGAGCTTCCGCGTGACCGAATTCACCAATTAATTGATTCACATAGTTTTGACTACGTCTCTGATACCAATAATACGAACCAAGCTTTAGTTGCTCATGGAGTATATGATCTCAAGCATCCTTCTGGCGAGAATGAGCATCCCTAACGCATTGCACGGCTAacttctatatatattcatgcccATCTTTGTTTGCACCTCCATCTAGGATCTAGCGGTGACAACTTCTATTTTGACCTTTGTCCACCGACTcctctccggcagcctcgccggtTTGAATAGGGATGATACACAGGTACATGAAGCTCGGCTACACACGCATGCACCAGTAAATAGTAGGCTTAGGGCCTGGTCTAGGTTTAGGGTTGCCTCTATGGCCAGCGGTGTCATGTCGTTATCTTTGTTCTTGGATCATGATATCGAACAAGTTGTTAATATGAAACTTATTCTTTGCATTTTTGAACAACTGTCAGGACAGAAATAAATTTTCATAAGAGCGAGCTTTTTTTTATTTTGGTAAAGCTAAGGATATGGCGCAGCAATATAAATTTTTATTTGGTTGTGAGTCCGGATCTTTACCATTCGGGTACCTTGGAATACCTATTCGCTATCGAATTCTTCGTAACTCGGAGTGAAATCCTATTGAGAGCCCTTTTCTTTCAAAGCTAGGATGCAGGTGTAGCAAACTTCTCTCATATTGGGATAGACTCGTTTTGATTAATTCAGTCCCCACAAGTCTTCTAATGTTTGTGCTATCCATTCTAGAAATTCTGAAAGGTGTTCGGAAGCGCTTTGATATTTACCGAtatagatttttttttggcaatcaTATGGGAATAAGAGAAAGTATAGACTATCTAAATGGAATATCTTATGTCGGCCGAAGGATCAGGGGGGACTCGGCATAGAAGTTCTTGAATTAAAAAAATAAGTGTTTGCTTAGCAAATGGTTGTTCAAATTACTCACAGAAgatggcatatggcaaatggcaaCAATTGTTGCATAACATGTATCTTAAGAATAAAACCTTAGCTCAAGTTGAAGCAAAACCAACTGATTCCCCTTTTTGGAAGGGTTCATGCGGGTTAAGCAAGATTTTTTTAGTAGAGGCTCCTTTAAATTCGGCGATGGTTCAACAATACGTTTTTGAAAAGACATATGGTTAGGAAAATGACCTCTTGCACAACAATATCTTCATTGTATAACATTGTTCAACATAAGAATGTATTGGTGTTGACTGTTTCAGCGCAAACACCTCTCATTGCC
Coding sequences within it:
- the LOC127340842 gene encoding F-box protein At5g49610, which codes for MSANVQESSGAGDAVDTRSATPVASVAEAARAGEMPPHRDLPDEIAIWEILVRLPPKALLRCRTVCRAWRFATSSRDFLLAHHSHQPTLPLLYLHDATYDLSQSLDIVPLDHRAGVSAADQLHLVARLGSCNNYMHLEASCDGLLVLATVGDPCFAPALYFSVCNPATRQYAPLPLLRGFRLAGMYPHPPMGEYRLLLYPDGTWMHDERPAGIQEACYVYTVGSCQPPRHIGWLEAEELIHLLVSVLCRGNLHWFVAMVEVISNIIMVFDATAEVFRQMPAPPVRATADLFEVDGMLGMASFNDAVTTIDIWMMQDYDSEVWAFKCRVELPVAELTGRFGLSKYWNLVVSSSDDNDVLILVQTSEWLLQIDIVGKLVAKFYTKCLGISQLRLKQTLVQHSFFPTIEGYVVNTWPFIAPKCLCCQHLAFPFQCGGAS
- the LOC127340841 gene encoding NDR1/HIN1-like protein 26, with the protein product MSLITDDPNHSPRHCAAKHHHRAGCGRFSGTAWRRLLMAASSLVALAIILWLTLRPSAPHFSLLAATATASNGTLARLDAALVAHNPNARAAALYDHLVIQASYGAGVQLAAAAQPFEQTQGDVVLSASLASSAEPAAVSAVEAETESGRPTTLLRLRVEGQLRWKVASWVSGRRALAAQCVAVVVLQPAQQLSRAVVVQGSQCATTLQ